The Psychrobacter arenosus region GGCTATCGCTGCTGTACCGTATGATACTTCGTTTAAAGTAGGGCTCGAGTTTAACCGACGCTTTTGGGAAGAGGACGAGTGGATTTATGGCGGCGTATCCTATACTGATATGCCTATTACGCAGATCTCCTATCCGTCGCAAGATATGTTTAGCGATAAGCCAGGGGTTTTGCTAGGGGGTTATGGCTTTGGGCCCACTTCCTATAAATGGAGCACCATGACCTCTAAAGAGCGTGTGGCTGCAGCTGTGGCGTATGGTAAGCATATCCATCCCCAGTATAAAAAAGAGTTTCGCACAGGCACCTCGGTCGCTTGGCACCGTATCCCTTGGACGCTAGGGTGTTACGGCATTTGGAGTGACTCGAGTCGTGAGCAATACTACGATACGCTATGCAGTATTGATAATCGTATTGCCTTAGCGGGCGAGCATTGCTCCCACATTCCTGCTTGGCAGGAGGGCGCGATATTGTCGGGCTTAGACACGGCCAATCGGCTACATAAAAGAGCGAAGTTGGCGGTATAGCCAGCAGCCATAGTTTATGAAATAAAGAGGCTTATATGACTTATTCTACTTATCGCTTTGGCAGTCGGGCTTTTATTCCTAGCAAGTTGGCGCTCGCTATCCTATGTGCCGCTGCTGTGCTTGTGGGACTGCCGGGGTGCTCATCGTCCAACGATGCCGATGCTGTGACCTTAGCAGATGGCGGCAACACTATGGATGGCAATAATACCCCCACAGCCTTTGGCGTCAATGCAGAAGCGTTTGATGTGCAGGGCAGTCGCAATAGCGGGGCTTGGGGCAGCGTTTATATGAACAAAGCTGAATTGAAGGAGACGCAAAGAGACATCGTGGATTATGACTCAATCCCTGCTTTCGCTGATGACCCGGAGTTGAAGAAGTGGCAGGTAAAATTTGGTAGTGAAAATGCCTTTGATGGTACCGATGGGGCTAAGCTTTATCATGACTCTTGTGCAGGCTGTCATATGCATAAAGGGGAGGGCGCTGTTGGCGCTGGGTATTATCCCCCCTTGGCCAATAATACGAAAATGGAGTCGAAGTATTATATTATCGATATCTTAATTAATGGCTTCCGTGGCATGCCGTCTTTTCATGCGATGATGAATGACGAACAGATGGCAGCTGTTACGCAGTATGTGGTCACGGAGTTAAATGGCTATAAGGACACAGTAACGGCTGCTGATGTAGCGCAGCTTCGCCATGATGATCCGCCGGGTGGCGACCCTTCTGATCATTAAAACCTATCGTATTTACCTTGTCTAAGAAAGCGCCCCTAATCATAGCGGCGCTTTTTTGTTGCATAACTTTTATTATAAAGGCTGTCTTACCGATACTAATAAGGTATTGGCATCACTCAACCAAAGTATTAACAGTACCGGCAGTTGCTTCCCCCCAATAATGATACCCAACGATACTGATGCCTTGCGTAAATCCTTGCTCACCCAATACTGTAAAGCCAGCTTGTATTAGCAGCTGCTCAATATCTCTATCCAGATGACAGCCGCCGGCTAGGGGCTTCCAAGCTGGGGTAATCATTTGCTGTATTTTACCCACCAACTTGGGCTTTGGGGCTAAGCCATGCTCCGCATAATATAACTTGCCAGCAGGTTTCAGGATCCTTTTAATTTCACTTAAGGCTCGGCTAGGATCAGGTATAGAGCATAAGGTAAACGTCATCACGACACTATCCACGCTATTGTCTTCGAGCGGTAGCGTCTCGGCAGACAAGGGCTGAGAAACCAACTTAATACCTACGGCAGCA contains the following coding sequences:
- a CDS encoding c-type cytochrome, which translates into the protein MTYSTYRFGSRAFIPSKLALAILCAAAVLVGLPGCSSSNDADAVTLADGGNTMDGNNTPTAFGVNAEAFDVQGSRNSGAWGSVYMNKAELKETQRDIVDYDSIPAFADDPELKKWQVKFGSENAFDGTDGAKLYHDSCAGCHMHKGEGAVGAGYYPPLANNTKMESKYYIIDILINGFRGMPSFHAMMNDEQMAAVTQYVVTELNGYKDTVTAADVAQLRHDDPPGGDPSDH
- a CDS encoding class I SAM-dependent methyltransferase, translating into MTVKSAFNLTSLKSLYDNKVLPVLIDKACALESISQQRERVVPKASGIVLEIGVGSGLNARFYDAQQVTQVIGVDPHLQPLAQERFAAVGIKLVSQPLSAETLPLEDNSVDSVVMTFTLCSIPDPSRALSEIKRILKPAGKLYYAEHGLAPKPKLVGKIQQMITPAWKPLAGGCHLDRDIEQLLIQAGFTVLGEQGFTQGISIVGYHYWGEATAGTVNTLVE